A window of the Sabethes cyaneus chromosome 1, idSabCyanKW18_F2, whole genome shotgun sequence genome harbors these coding sequences:
- the LOC128745472 gene encoding uncharacterized protein LOC128745472 — MNEISRSADPTSAGANDDDDEALVEMTDFYDPIAALLSSIGGEAENLTEELRKYGIKYEHLSGLCDEDLALMGMKNKKIRNEVLSEISSLPNQMDHYDIAMKSLNVKTYVRNVLQNVAAQVDNLNAMLLLTKLRISAQHVENVQVAENKYASQVAVSVCQKLYTKTAELEDLVDQLKQGEPTKDNALELSKRSSRRSFLKKTIIATLVLGATIQGMKYFRVFSR, encoded by the exons ATGAATGAAATCTCTCGCTCGGCTGATCCCACGTCTGCTGGTGccaacgatgacgatgacgaggCCCTGGTGGAGATGACGGATTTCTACGATCCCATAGCTGCTCTGCTATCCAGTATTGGCGGCGAGGCTGAAAACCTTACCGAGGAGCTGAG GAAATATGGTATCAAATATGAACATCTATCTGGGCTGTGTGACGAGGATCTGGCTTTGATGGGCATGAAGAACAAAAAGATTAGAAATGAAGTACTGTCTGAAATTTCATCGCTTCCGAATCAAATGGACCATTATGATAT TGCAATGAAatcattgaatgtcaaaacgtACGTTCGGAATGTCCTGCAAAATGTGGCAGCTCAAGTGGACAATCTAAATGCAATGCTATTGCTTACCAAGCTAAGGATTTCTGCTCAACATGTGGAGAACGTACAAGTAGCCGAAAACAAATATGCTTCGCAGGTTGCGGTGAGTGTTTGCCAAAAACTTTACACTAAAACAGCTGAGCTAGAAGACTTGGTAGATCAATTAAAACAGGGAGAACCGACTAAGGATAATGCTCTAGAATTAAGCAAACGTAGTAGTCGGAggagttttttaaaaaaaacgATCATAGCAACCCTTGTTCTCGGAGCCACCATTCAGGGAA